A region from the Leptospirillum ferriphilum ML-04 genome encodes:
- a CDS encoding DUF2283 domain-containing protein has protein sequence MKVKYFGDTDTLYIEFREAEVAETRDLDENTLIDLDKDGQISAITVEHASVRADFPNFSFEQISASHMAKA, from the coding sequence ATGAAGGTAAAATATTTCGGAGATACGGATACTCTTTACATTGAGTTCAGGGAAGCGGAAGTGGCTGAAACCCGCGACTTGGACGAAAACACGCTAATAGATTTGGATAAAGATGGGCAGATTTCCGCTATTACCGTTGAGCATGCCAGCGTTCGGGCGGATTTTCCCAATTTTTCCTTTGAACAGATTTCCGCCTCACACATGGCCAAAGCCTAA
- the istB gene encoding IS21-like element helper ATPase IstB — MHFEYLPDRLDGILEEAGKRDLDDQSILSEELKIEWEGRYQKGVSFRLALSRFPVVKTLETFDLSFQPSIAPRTIRELSGLSFIDRAENVIFLGPSGVGKTHRAISLGVKAVEAGYRVLFLSFEDFLGKLRKAHVEKKLEKTLTVLTLPKLLILDEIGYLPLSRDEASLFFRLLCRRYEKASLILTSNKSFLDWGEVFGDQTLATAILNRLLHYATTVNIKGESFRLKERRRSGLMESKTPVTKEDPPKDDETSE, encoded by the coding sequence ATGCACTTCGAATATCTTCCGGACCGCCTGGACGGGATCCTGGAGGAGGCCGGGAAGCGGGACCTCGATGACCAAAGCATTTTGTCGGAAGAGCTCAAGATCGAATGGGAGGGTCGCTACCAGAAAGGGGTCTCCTTTCGCCTCGCCCTGTCCCGCTTCCCGGTGGTGAAGACGCTGGAGACCTTCGATCTGTCCTTCCAGCCCTCGATTGCGCCCCGGACGATCCGGGAACTGTCCGGTCTGTCCTTCATTGATCGAGCCGAAAACGTGATCTTCCTCGGCCCTTCAGGAGTGGGAAAAACGCATCGCGCGATCTCCCTGGGAGTCAAAGCCGTGGAAGCGGGCTATCGGGTGCTGTTCCTCTCCTTCGAGGACTTCCTGGGAAAGCTCCGGAAGGCCCATGTGGAAAAGAAGCTGGAAAAAACCTTGACGGTGCTGACACTCCCCAAGCTCCTGATTTTGGATGAGATCGGGTACCTGCCCCTCTCCCGGGACGAAGCGAGTCTGTTCTTCCGGCTCCTCTGCCGACGCTACGAGAAGGCCAGCCTCATCCTGACCTCGAACAAGAGTTTTCTGGACTGGGGGGAGGTCTTTGGGGATCAGACCCTGGCCACGGCGATTCTGAACCGACTGCTCCATTATGCCACGACGGTCAACATCAAGGGGGAGTCCTTCCGTCTCAAGGAACGACGACGGTCCGGCCTCATGGAATCCAAAACCCCTGTCACCAAGGAGGACCCTCCCAAAGACGACGAAACGTCGGAGTAA
- a CDS encoding MBL fold metallo-hydrolase, which produces MANIQKILPANVPGEFFVDKTCIDCGTCAWLAPDTFADQNGMAYVFRQPSSEGERIRVHMSVLSCPVGAIGSRMRQGGPGTEALLPEPIDQNVYYCGYHSAKSYGAASYLIRRPEGNILVDSPRFAKPLIKKIEDLGGIDLMFLTHKDDVADHEKFHRHFGCRRILHEEDIGRETAHIEEMIRGDDVQSLSPDIRIIPVPGHTAGSCCLLWRESILFTGDHLSWDSGKKSLYASKHTCWHDWSRQIQSMKRLSGFSFEWVLPGHGARCHLPFDRMRVELAGLIDRMTTTF; this is translated from the coding sequence ATGGCCAACATCCAGAAAATCCTGCCAGCCAACGTGCCGGGGGAGTTTTTTGTCGACAAGACCTGTATCGACTGCGGAACATGCGCGTGGCTGGCCCCGGACACCTTTGCGGACCAGAACGGCATGGCTTATGTCTTCCGGCAACCTTCCTCCGAAGGGGAACGGATACGCGTCCACATGTCCGTCTTGTCCTGTCCCGTGGGCGCCATCGGGTCCCGGATGCGCCAGGGTGGTCCCGGGACGGAAGCACTCCTGCCCGAACCGATCGACCAGAACGTGTACTATTGCGGCTATCATTCCGCCAAAAGCTACGGGGCCGCAAGTTATCTGATCCGTCGACCCGAAGGGAACATCCTTGTCGATTCGCCGCGGTTCGCCAAGCCCCTGATCAAAAAGATCGAAGACCTGGGAGGAATTGACCTGATGTTTCTGACGCACAAGGATGATGTGGCGGACCACGAAAAGTTCCATCGTCACTTCGGATGTCGCCGGATCCTGCATGAAGAGGACATTGGACGGGAGACCGCCCACATCGAAGAAATGATTCGGGGGGACGATGTCCAAAGTCTGTCCCCGGACATCCGGATCATCCCGGTCCCTGGCCACACCGCGGGATCCTGCTGTCTCCTCTGGAGAGAGTCCATTCTGTTTACGGGGGATCATCTGTCGTGGGATTCCGGAAAAAAGTCGCTCTATGCCTCAAAACACACCTGCTGGCATGACTGGTCCCGGCAGATTCAATCCATGAAACGCCTGTCCGGCTTTTCATTCGAATGGGTTCTGCCCGGGCACGGCGCACGGTGTCATCTTCCGTTCGACCGCATGCGCGTGGAACTCGCCGGGTTGATCGACCGCATGACGACCACCTTCTGA